One Williamwhitmania taraxaci genomic window, CGTATTGGAGAGTTATCCGCTTTAGGTAATCATGAATAGTTCCACTAAACTCGACCTTACTGCTATCGCCAATAGCTTGTAAATAATCGGTATAAAGAAACATAGATATAGTTTGATTAGAAACTCCTTTAACCACCGGAAACTGAAAGCTAATGTAAAGACAGGACGAATCGGCAGAAACACAACCTCTTTTTAATACTACCGAATCGGCAGAAATGGATAACGGTAACGGAGTGCTTGACCGCTTCACCGAAGAATAAATAAAAAAGGCAGCCGCTATTAGCGAAGCGAAAACTACTACATAAATTAAAGATTTCTTACTCATAATTCTGATTTAGATAAGACTAAAGCAAAGATACCTCCTTCTGCTATTAATGCCAAATATGAGTTAGCGAAATGGGGCTGAATTGTTCAACGACAACTAGGCCAACTTGTCTTCATTTGTGCGATTTTAGTAATAATTTGGAATGATATACCACGCTAGTCTACATTAATTACGCTTCCCGTTGAAGTTGATGCTAGTCATCGGGCCTTGGTTTGGCTTAAAAGTTCAGTAATCAAAACCCCTGCAACCCAAGAGAAAGCCTACGACACCTTAAAGTGGGCAGCACACACCTATTCTGTAGCAGCTATTGCTTCACTTGCAACCCATATTTACTGCATAGTAATATGGATGGGTGAGAAGCAAAACTAATCCACTGAGAAAATTTATGCATCAAGGTTAGGACAGTAGTGCAAATCTCGGCTTTCTAGATTCAGGCAAGTAAGATAGCCCAAGCCGTGTTCCCTCCCTGCAAAAACACACCCTGCATCTAGATTTACCAATAGGCCAAACTGTTCAACTTGCAATTGAACCACCTTTAGCGGAACAGGGGTATGTCCATGAATTACAGTAGCGCCCAACGGAATGGAGTCCTCGCACTCCCATGGTCGAAGCCAGAGCATTCGTTGCAACGAATCATCACTCTCGGTAATTGGGAATACAATTCCACCGTGAACAGCATAGACAGAGTCGTTAAGTTTAAGATAGTTGGGCATGCTCAGCAAAAAGGCAATGTGCTCCTCGGGGATAAATTCGTCAATGGAATGCCCCTCCTCATTGGTCCAAGAAGGATAGCTTGCCAGCGTAGAACTGCCACCGCTGCGCATCCACAATTCCGCACTTTTGGGGTTGTATAATGCGTTCAGAAGCATTTGTTCATGGTTACCTCGAATGGGCACCACACCATACCCCTTTTGCTTAAGTTCAATTAAGTAGGATACAGTGGCAGCTGAATGCGGACCACGATCGATATAATCCCCAAGAAACACTAATGTATCATTATATACTGGCCTTACATGCTCTTCAATTAAGCATCTAAGCGTTTTTATGCAGCCATGTATGTCCGGTATAATAAATGTAGCCATAGAAAATCCCTCTTCTTCAAATCTATCATTTTTTTATTTCCCAATGGCTTTCCTGCGTTATTCTTTCCTGCAAAAGTCATTTGCTATACACTTCATGCACAACTTTACCTACCAATTTCTTTTTTTTGCAGATAGAATTCATTTAACTTGCAAACAAAAATATGTATCCGATTCTGTTACTAACACTTCTCATAAACGCCGTTGCTATGAAGCAGGTAGACCCAAAGGTAGAACTAGTAGCCAACAATATGGAATGGCTTGGTCAAGCCGCAGTTAAAGTAATATGCCAAGGGAAGACGATCTACATTGACCCATATAAATTGACTAAAAGCGACAGTGCCGACATTGTGCTCATAACGCATTCGCACAGCGATCACTGGTCTATTGATGATATAAAAAAGGTAGTAACTAGTAAAACCACCCTTATTGCCCCCATCGAGTGTCTCGATGAGGTTAAAGACCTTCCTGCGAAAGCAAAAATTGGCGTAATCCCCGGATTCAAACAAACGGTTGATGGTATTGCCATTGAAGCTGTACCTGCCTACAATGTGGTGAAGACTAAGTTTCATGGTAG contains:
- a CDS encoding zinc metallopeptidase, with amino-acid sequence MTLPVEVDASHRALVWLKSSVIKTPATQEKAYDTLKWAAHTYSVAAIASLATHIYCIVIWMGEKQN
- a CDS encoding metallophosphoesterase family protein, which translates into the protein MATFIIPDIHGCIKTLRCLIEEHVRPVYNDTLVFLGDYIDRGPHSAATVSYLIELKQKGYGVVPIRGNHEQMLLNALYNPKSAELWMRSGGSSTLASYPSWTNEEGHSIDEFIPEEHIAFLLSMPNYLKLNDSVYAVHGGIVFPITESDDSLQRMLWLRPWECEDSIPLGATVIHGHTPVPLKVVQLQVEQFGLLVNLDAGCVFAGREHGLGYLTCLNLESRDLHYCPNLDA
- a CDS encoding MBL fold metallo-hydrolase, with the protein product MKQVDPKVELVANNMEWLGQAAVKVICQGKTIYIDPYKLTKSDSADIVLITHSHSDHWSIDDIKKVVTSKTTLIAPIECLDEVKDLPAKAKIGVIPGFKQTVDGIAIEAVPAYNVVKTKFHGRDKNFVGYILNLDGVKLYHTGDTERIPEMKSINADIILLPLGQTYTMNSVEEAAESAKDVKASIAIPIHYGMYEGTSADAEKFKSLLEGSITVIIKKPR